From Phragmites australis chromosome 5, lpPhrAust1.1, whole genome shotgun sequence, a single genomic window includes:
- the LOC133918453 gene encoding myb family transcription factor IPN2-like, translating into MFPSKKATSAAAAVSSNDGPMCVQGDSGLVLTTDPKPRLRWTVELHERFVDAVTQLGGPDKATPKTIMRVMGVKGLTLYHLKSHLQKFRLGKQPHKEFNDHSVKDAAAMEMQRNVASSSGIMGRSMNDRNVHMNEAVRMQLEVQRRLHEQLEVQRHLQIRIEAQGKYMQSILEKAYQSLSSGDFAACPAGYKSLGNQAVLDVSSLKDIGPSMGFPSLQDLHIYGGGGHHLDLQQQMEQSFFACGDSSIGSLGRRRPSPYAAGKSPMMWGDDEQGNCKSDQLQMATPMMDGGIDVMDSIADVYGDEKPMMSGDSTGSKGFDGKLERPSPRRPHMGGERMDSPSVIGGQTRNLSYG; encoded by the exons ATGTTCCCTTCCAAGAAGGCCActagcgccgccgctgccgtgaGCTCAAATGATGGGCCGATGTGCGTACAGGGCGACTCGGGCCTCGTTCTCACCACCGACCCCAAGCCCCGCCTCCGGTGGACCGTCGAGCTCCATGAGCGCTTCGTCGACGCCGTCACGCAGCTCGGCGGCCCCGACA aggcgacccCAAAGACCATCATGAGGGTTATGGGAGTGAAGGGGCTTACTCTCTACCACCTCAAGAGCCACCTTCAG AAATTCAGGTTAGGGAAGCAGCCGCACAAGGAGTTCAACGATCACTCAGTTAAGGATG CTGCCGCAATGGAGATGCAACGAAACGTGGCGTCTTCTTCAGGCATAATGGGAAGAAGCATGAACGA CCGCAACGTGCACATGAACGAGGCTGTCAGAATGCAGCTGGAAGTCCAAAGAAGGCTACATGAACAACTAGAG GTGCAAAGGCACCTCCAAATAAGGATTGAAGCCCAGGGGAAGTACATGCAGTCCATCCTGGAGAAAGCCTACCAATCCCTCTCCTCCGGCGACTTCGCGGCGTGCCCGGCGGGGTACAAATCCCTAGGGAACCAAGCGGTTCTCGACGTGTCCTCCCTCAAGGACATTGGCCCTTCCATGGGCTTCCCTTCCCTGCAAGACCTGCACAtctacggcggcggcggccaccacCTGGACCTGCAGCAGCAGATGGAGCAGAGCTTCTTCGCGTGCGGCGACAGCAGCATCGGCTctctggggaggaggaggcccagTCCTTACGCTGCCGGCAAGAGCCCGATGATGTGGGGCGACGACGAGCAGGGCAATTGCAAGAGCGACCAGCTCCAGATGGCGACGCCGATGATGGACGGCGGCATCGACGTCATGGACTCGATCGCCGACGTGTACGGCGACGAGAAGCCCATGATGTCCGGCGACTCCACGGGGAGCAAGGGCTTCGACGGCAAGCTCGAGAGGCcgtcgccgcggcggccgcaCATGGGCGGAGAGAGGATGGACAGCCCGTCGGTGATCGGAGGCCAGACGAGGAACTTGTCCTACGGGTAA